The DNA sequence GGAGACACATCAGCATcatccctcctcttcctcctcctggaGCCTCCTCATTCCTGGGAgtgctcccagagctggactGGCTTCCTGGTGCTGCCTGAGGCGGGGGGGGTCACCCCCTCCAAAGCCCCTCCAGGTACGGAAAGCCCGAGCTCGCACTGACTGGGGACACTTTGGTGCCTCTAAGGGACAGATGTCCCTATCCCAGCCATGCCGTGTCCCCTGCCCGTGCCCCGGGGAGCAGAGCCactgcaggagcactgggatCCTCCCTGTGTGCTTCCCAGGGATCAAGGAATGCCTcaacagggacaggagccttCCTCGCCCTCACAGGCCACCCACCCCGTTCCATGTGGGAATCACTCTCTCCCTCCAAGACCACCAGTCAGGTTTCCAAACCAGGCACAATGTTCCACAGGAACTTCCCTGCACCCCACACCtctcccagccttccctgggTGCCACAGCCCCTCATCTGTCCGGGGGGGCTGCTCCAAGGCTGGAGAACTGGGATCCCAGCTGGGGGATGCCAAAGCATCCTCCCACCACACTGGGATGGGCTGGAACTGCGGGACAGGGCATTGGGAATCACCTCTGCCATGTCCTCCCTGAGCAGATCCCCTTCCCAGCCAGACCAGATCCCCCTTGCCCAGCCTGAGGTTTAGATCCTCTCTGTCCCAAGCCTCTCACTTTCCCAAGCCTTGGgatgctcctccagcagctgctgcatccaGATTTGGGGACAGCCCTGACAAGAGGCCACTGGGAGCAGACTGGAAACCCTGGAGAGgtgccagcaccagcagcatcccagcactTCCATTGGGATCCATCCCTGTGCTCATCCCCCCCCGCAGCAGGATGTGCTCTCCCTACCCATCCACGTTCCTGAGAGGAAATGGATCAGACGCGGCTCCAGCCTCCTGGATTCGAGCATTCCGAGGAATTCCAGCGTTCCCCGGCACACACCTTGTGCAGGCGGCATGAATGGATGAGTCACTTCCCTGCGCCCTCTGGATGAATGACGGAATTCGCAGCACCAGGCAAGGAGAGACCGTGAGGGCCACCAAGGTTCATGCCAGGGCCACCAAGCCCAATGCGGAGGCCACCAAGGGCCATGCCAGGGTCCCCCAGTGCCAGGGTGGTCCCTCATCCCACACAGGCTGAGGAGGTCAAGGGGATCCCTCCAAAATCTGCCTGGAATGGCACTGCATGGCTGTGCCGAGGTCCTCGGGCCAGTGCCAGCCTCTTGGGACAGGTGCTGTTCCCAAAAGTTTTTGGGTTCCCCGGAGCACCCCCAGCACTCCCACGTGCCcacacctcctcctcccagtACAACCAGTACCAGCCATCCACATCCCAGCCTGCTTGCACATCCATGGGGAAGGGGATGTGGGGCAGAGCCCCACAGAAgtcccctcctgccacaggaCTGGGGACAGGGCCACTGTGTGGCCCCTTCCAACACGACTCCATCCATTATTTCCCCACACACCAAACCCACAATTACttggaggctggaaaagacagaAGTGAGCACTGGAATTCCTGAGGGTTTCCCCCAGGCTGCGCTCCCAGCAATGTCACTCGCTGCAGTGACAGCCCACAGACACATCTTGGTGGCAGCTGTGTCATCTGAGACCTCTGACAACGCGTTAATCCATCGGGAAGGGACCCAGGGAGGGGACAGACACCCGGCTGGTGCCACCTGTGTGACACCAACCCCCGGGAGAGGTGTCCCCATGGGACAAGGAGGTGACAACTGAGCACCCTACAGCCAGACCCCACAGCTGGATTCACCCCAGCACAGAGGACTCGGGGCcaccttccctttctttcacaTCACTGGGAATCAGCAGCAATCCCATTCCAGGATGGACGAAAAGCAGTTCCTCAAAATTCCATGAGTTCCACATCTTTACCCCTCCTGTCCACTCCACATCCAAGATGCCAAAATCTAGACCCAAAATGGCATCATCCAGACCCCAAACACCATCACCTACACCTAAACTACCAAAACCCAGGCTCCAAACCCCTCAAAATCCAAGCCCCAAAACAAGACCACCTTAGACCCCAAAATACCAAAACCCAGGACCCCAAACACCAAAAGCCCAGACCCTAAACCCAACAAAATCCAGGCCCCAAAGCACCAAAATCCCAAGCCCAAACTGCTAAAACCCAGACGCAAACCACCAAACCTCAGGCCCAGACTGGAACTCCgggaagctgtgctgggagcaggcgAGCTCCAGCAGCGAATCCTGCTGGATCCCTGCAGGATTCCCGGTGGTCCCTGCGGGAGGGGGCTCTCACCTTGCTGACGTTGAGGGAGGCTAAAGGGGGAGGCGTTTCCGTGCGGTCGTTGATTATTTCCACTTCTGACACGTACTGTAAGTTTACGAGCAGGATGTCTGCGTGGTTGGGCTTGCCACTGGAAGAGGGGCATTCTGGAGGGGGGGATTAAGGAAAGCAAATCCAGAGGGAGGTATTTATAGGTGGGACACAGTCTGGGAGCAAACCGGGAGGAGGTTTGGGTTTGTGGGAggtttctctgctgccttgtcCCTGTTTGGGATAATCAGCGATCCCAACAGAGCCACACATCTCGCCTTGGGCCTGATGGATGCTGATGCACTTTTCCTGACTCCAGACTGAGTTCTCCAGTCCTGGcccaccagcaccagcccaTCACCATCACTGGTCTGAAGCAGCACCACCACTGCACCCCAAACTTGCACTTTTTCCACCAGAACTCTTtcctcctgcaggcagcagcctccCGGGGAGCATTCCCTATTCTGGAAGGAAGGGAATTGCCAGGAGAggcctcctcaccctcacacAGACCGGGTTTGTTGTTGGTATTGCTGTGGTGAATGAGAcaacaccccccaaaaaaccccaccccttCCAGAGCTGACAGGGATTCCCGCACAATTCCTCTGCTCCCAtgaggatggagggagggagggatggatggagcagggagccCGGAATGCAGGGCCTCTTCCATGCCAACACCATCTCCTCCTGGAAGGGATCCTCGTGGAAGTCCCTgttcccctctcccagccctcctgaGCCCAAGGGGGGGCCCATCCTAAAAAATGCTGCTCAGTGATGAGGAGAAAGCCAGGGATGCCGGGGGGATGAGCTGGAGCACCCCAGCTTTGGGAGGAAGAGCCAGACTTTGGGACAAGCCAGAGGGGAAGCGCTCAGCCCTCTCTGGGGCAGACAAGCAGCACCGAGCTGGgattttcctgctgcctctAGTGGGACCTGGGAGCTCCCCTGACTCCAACCACATCCCAGGCACCCAGGGGGGCTTTTCCTATTGTgtttcccacagctccagccacaaaaccctctcccagctcctcattCCATGCAGAACCCAGCCCTGGGCCTCCAGAACTCCAACgccagccctgggctgagcattcaccttcccccctctcctggCTCCCTCCACTGTTTTCCAACAGCACTTGGCTTTTCCCATTCCTTGCAGATTCCAAACAAAACCTTATCCACGTATATTCATACTGGGGGGGCCAGGGAACACCACACTGCCCCCACTCACCCCAATACACGGCTCCCCACCCCCAACCTTCCTACAGGGCACACCACACCCCCACTCACCCCACTACAGGGTTCCTCACTGTCCCCCCAAGAAAACCTCCAGGACACCACACTCCCCGCCATTCTCCCTAGTGCTGGGTGTTCTCTCTCCCCCCATCCAATCCAGGGCTCCCCACTCTCCCCCAAAACCTCCCCCCAATATAGGGCCCCTCAATCCCCCCATTCACCCCAATACAAGGCTCCCCAATCCCCCCCAATACAAATCTCCTCACTCCCCCCAAAAACTCCCTATAGGACACCCCACATCCCATTCACCCAGTACAAAACCTCCCAACTCCCCCATTCACCCCAACACAGGGCTCCTCAGTCCCCCGTTCACCCGATTACAAGGCCCCCCGATCCCTCCACACAGAGCTCCCCAATCCCCCCATCCACCCCAATACGAGTCTCTCCAATTCCTCCAAAACCTCCCTACAGGACTCCCCACTGCCCCCCTCCCTCGGGGGTCTCCCCGCTGCCCCTCAAACCCCTCCCTGTCGCCGCCCACCTCGATCCCCTCAcaccccctcccctccttcccccttttcccctccctccctcacgcccccccctccccatcGGGCGGGCCGCAGAGGCCCGAGcgggccgcgccggggccgggaCCAGCGCGGCGAGGCGCGGGCGGGTGGATACTGAGCGCCAGCATCTTGCTGGGGTAGTCGAAGGCGACGACCTCGCCCTGGAGGCGCTGCTCCTGGCAGGTGCGGCAGGACACCTGGCTGCCCACGCTGAAGTACTCGCCCGGCGCCGCCATCTTGTCCGCCCGCAGCGCCCGCGGCTCCGCTCGCCTCGGCCaggcgcggcgggggcggggccgcgcggcAGCGAGGGCGGGGATTGGCGCTCCGCCCCGCCGATCTGCTCCGCCCCGCGTCCTCATTGGCTGAGCCCACCCCGGGCGCTGTTTGTCCCTCCCGCCCCGCCGTAGCGCGCCGCGCCGCGGGCGGTGATGGGGAGTGTAGGCGGAAGAGGGCGCTGAGAGCGGCGGGAGGGAGTTTTGAGGGGTCCCCGGGATGAAGCCCCCCCCTCAGGTACCTCCCGCCGGTACCGGGGGGATGGGGAGTGCCACGGGGAGGTTTAAGGAGCGTCAGGGCGGCTCAGAGGCTGCTGGTGGGAATGGGGAGGCCGCGGGTCTGGTGTAGGGAGACCCCAGGGAGGCCTCGGGCCTGAGAGCTCAGGGAGGCCCAGAAGGACCCCAGGGAGGCCCAGGACCCGCTTTAGGGAGACCCCAGGGAAACGCCAAAGAATACCCAGGTTGGCTCCAGGGAAGACTCCAGGGAGACCCCAGGCCTTCTGCAGAATCACCACAGGGAGAGCCAGGGAAGCTTCCAAGGGGAAgccccagggaggtggtgggtCTTCGGAGcatcacagctgctccagcaaaTCCCACACCAATCCCCCGGGATCCTGCCCTGGCCCCCATCCCAGAGCCACAggtctgctctgctgggaccCCCCCGGGCAGTAATTTGGGAGTCATTTGTGGGCAAACTTTGAGTGGTGAACAATTCCCTGAATCGGTGCCAAGGCACCCCTTGGGATCTGGCCACCTCCCACCCCTTCCCAATGAATTCCTAAGGATTCAGCCACCTCCTACCCCGTTCCCAAGGGATTCCCGAGGGGATCTGTGCCGGGGCTGATCTCCCTCCCGTGTCCCAGCCCAGCGCCATGGATGCCCTGCACGAGGCCGGGATCCGCGTGGCCGTGGCCCTGCAGGCCGGGCCGCCCTGGCTGGAGCAGTTCTGGCTCTTCCTGACCTCCCACTTGGATCCCAATTCCATCTACACCGTCTGCTTCCCGCTGGCCCGCGGGCTGGATGACCACGTGTCCGTGATGGTTCTCTGGATCGCCCTCGTGGCCGAGTGGCTCAACGTGGTCCTCAAATGGTGAGGGGAGGACATGGGGGGGGCACTGGGACACTCCCTGGTCCCTGCCTGTGGAATTCCGGGCAGGGACTCCGTGCCTGTGGCATTCCGCAGGGTCACCCGAGCTGCCCCGAGCATCTGCCAGGAATTCCTGGCAGAGAAACGCCGCCGGGAGGCACCGGGACTGGCAGGGatcctgccctcctgccccgGCTTCATCCCTGGAAATCCCGGGATGAGCGGCAGGGatcctgccctcctgctgccacctccaTGCCTGACTCCCGCCCTCCCGGCTCGCTGGGCTGTCTGTCTGTCCCACTGCTCCCTGCTTTCCGTGCCCGCAGGTTCCTGTTCGGGGAGCGCCCGTACTGGTGGATCCACGAGTCGGGGCTCTCCAGCCGGGAGCAGCTCCCGCTGCGCCAGTTCCCGGCCAGCTGCGAAACGGGACCGGGTGAGTCACAGCCCCGGGATGCACAGGGAAGCACCCGGGAGCCCCATCCGTGTGGGAATGCTGGGCTGGAAGCGGGAAGAGCCATTCCTGAGCAGCGGGGAAGGGCTGGGCTTGACATTCCCAGCTCTTACCGGGCTGGGACACGCTCCCCACAACCACCCCTGTGCTTCATCCCCCAGGGAGCCCCTCGGGCCACTGCATGATCCTGGGGGCGGCCCTGTGGCCGATTGTCACCGCACTGACCAACGAAGTGTCCAGGTGCACCCGGCGGTGAGTCCGGGCTGGGCAGCGCTGGGGAGCTTCCTGTGGGCAGAGGGGGTGGGATGTGGGGCCTTTCCTCTGTGGCACAGCCCACGGGGAGCAGGCAGGATGAATCCCGGGCTTCACACTGTCCCTTGGAAGCTTCCAGAGCGCCTGTGGGAAGAGCGAGGTGGATATGGGACCCCTGCTCGGTGGGCAGCACCCACGGAGGGTGAACAGgatccctcccctcccagcagggcagctccagggggACACATCCCTCTCCTGGCAGCTCGGGAAATGGCTGTGAGAACCCCCCGAAAGCCCACCAGGACCTTTTCTTGCCTCcttcagctgtgctttcctccttcctgcGGCCGGGTGGGATCAATCCCACCCTGCCTGGCATCCCCGCGCTGACCCCCATTCCCTTCCAGCCGGGTGCTGAGGCTGATCCCATTCCTTGTCTACATCCTCTTACTGGTGGCCATGGGGCTCTCCCGGATCTTCGTCCTGGCCCACTTCCCCCACCAGGTGGTCACCGGCTCCCTGGCAGGTGAGGGGGGCACCCCaactccttccccttccctcgAGCTCCTTCCCAGTCCATCCCCGTGCCAACCCCGCCTGTCCCCGCTGCCAGGgatggctctgggctgggggctgcagcgCTGGCCCCCCAACTTCCTCAAGTACCGCTTCTTCCTGGCGGCGgcgctggggctgctcctgagCGCGCTGGCCCTGCATGGGCTGGCCACGGCCGCGGGGCTCGACCTCGACTGGTGAGTGCCCGGGCACAGGGGGTCCCGGGGGGTCCCACGGGGAGAGGGGGGTCCCAGGGATCAGCCTTCCAGAGTGTCAGGAAGCTGACAGAGCTTTCAGAATGTCTGACCCCCAGGCTGGAGAGGGGTATCCCCAGGAATCTGCTCCCAGAGTGTTTTTTGGGGGTGGAGGGACTAACCCCAGGGATGTGTCCCCCAGGCTGTCAGCGTCCagctccagggctctgcccccAGGCCgtttggggagggggctgaccccagagctctgccccCAGGCCGTTTCTGGGGGTGCACACCCCAAGCCCCGCGCTCCCCGCAGGTCGATCCGCCGCGCCGGTGCCCGGTGCTCGGACCCATCGTGGCTGCGGCCGGAGACGCGGCCCTGGGCCTCGCTGTGCCGGGTGGGCGGCAGCGCGCTGGGGCTGGCCCTGGCCGCCAGGCACCCCCTGAGCCGCCGCGCCGCCGAGGAGCTGCGGGCGCTGGAGCCGCCGCTGGGCAGCGCCGCGCTGGGGCTGCTGGCCCTGGACGTGCTGCACAAGCTGCCCAAGAGCGAGGACACGGCCCTGTGGTACCTGAACGTGGGCGCCCGCTACACCCTGGGGCCCGTGCTCGtgtgctccctgctgccccagctcatCCTCACCCTCCGGCGGCTCCGGGGAACCCCCTAGATCCGCCCCACATGCCGAGCAGGAGCCCCTGCTCTGGTCCCCAGTTCATCCTCACCTGTCCCGGGGACGCCCAAATTGAGTAGGGGGTTTCTGCTCTGTTCCCGGTTCGTTGTCGCACTCCTTTTCCCCAGGGACCCCGGAACTGAGTAGGGGGTCCCCACTCTTGTCCCAGTTATCCTCAGTTATCCCAGTTATCCCAGTTATCCTTCCCCAGGGATCCCCAAATTGAGTAGGGGGGTTTCTGCTCTGTTCCCGGTTCGTTCTCGCACTCCTTTTCCCCAGGGACCCCAGGGACCCTGGAACTGAGTAGGGGGTCCCCACTCTTGTCCCAGTTATCCTCAGTTATCCCAGTTATCCTTCCCCAGGGATCCCCAAATTGAGTAGGGGGTTTCTGCTCTGTTCCCGGTTCACTGTCACACTCCTTTCCCCCGGGACCCCCAAACCGAGCAGTTGTCCCAGTTCATCCTCGCCCTCACCCGCCCCAGGGACCCTCTCCCCACCCGCTCCGGGTGAGGGGTCTCTGCCCGCCCTCCCCTGCTCCCGGGGGCTCCTCCTGAGCTGTGCCCGTTCCGggggggctgagctgggggtgCCCCGTGCCCGGCGGCTCTGgggacacagcacagggacagtcCCGGCCTGGGGGGCACTGAGCTGCCACCGCCCCCCCCCACCAGCGGCCCCCAgttctcccctcccctctgcagcagggtGGGGGCACGCCCCCAGCCGCGACCCCCTCGTACCTCGCTGTGGGTGGGGTCACCCCGTTTCGAACCAAATAAAGCACCAAACCAACCCCGGCCCCGAGTCCTGCGGAGCGGGAGGGGGGGGACAGAGGGAACGGAGCCCCCCCAGCCCGGGGGGTGACGAAGGGGACCCGCCCTGGCCCCTCCCTGCGCCTCTTGCGGTgggtggggaaactgaggcacgtGGGGACACGGCGGGGGAAAGGGGACAGGAGAAGGGACACAGGGGCACCCCCGCCACCCCCCCGGGCCCCCCCAGAGGCAGCGGGCCCGGCGGGTATTGCCAGAAACAGTTTATTTATACAAGGACGAACATCGGTGACATCTTACAAAATACCGAACCGAGACCCAGAGCGAGCGTGAGCGGGACACGGACAGGaccggggggacacgggggacacACGGGGGGCAGGGGGGACACCAGCCCAAAGCAAGCCGGGCACGCTGCCGGGGGGCCGGAGACCCTCCTCTCCAtcgcccccctccccccaaaatcCAGAGGCGTTTCCCCCtcctggggtggggagggggatcCCCAGGGTTGGGGACACCACAGCAGGGACCCCGCTGTGATCCCCCCCTTCCTCACCCTAAACCAGGGTCCTTCCCCCCAGGAGAGGTGACAAGGACACCCTTTGCCCTCTGTCCTAATTTGGGACCGCCCCAAATTCCCCCCTGCCCCCGGAATAACTTAACCCACGACGCGCTGTCCCCGTCCCCCCCTCCGCCcccccattaaaaaaatactattaaataATCCATCTGTAATAAAATTATATCCCTTTTTTGGGAGGGGTTGGgtggttttctctcttttaaagcTAAAATCGCTCCGAGGCCCCTCCGGCTGGtgacaaacaggaaaataaagtggtttttccttttttttttttttcttttttttttttttttcccctctaaggACAAATTTGATCCCAACAAAGGCGCCGGGGTGACAAAGGGATGGGAGAGTGGGGGACAGGGCTCGTCCCTTTGTCTCGTGTCCCCATCCCAAACGGGGAGGCcgaagggaaaaaaaaaacccaagaaaattaagaaaacccaaaatgaagggaaattaaggcattaaaaaaaaatccttacttAAAGGCACGAATATTTCCCATCGCCTCCCCTGGGGAGGGACAGACGCCGGAGCCAGGGAGGGAACGAGGCGGGGGAGACACAAAAATAGggggaaataaggaaaaacccctaaaaaaaaatatcttgagGAGCCCCGGGGGGGATCCGGGCAGTGCCGGGCGGACCTGATGGAcacgggggggacacggggggacgGGGGGGACAGGGGGTGCTGGTGGAACCGCTGCTGCACAAGAGACACGACCGCAAACACCGCGGGGAGCCGGGGGGCACAGGACGGGcggggggatttttttgtgtttttctcctctttttaatagaaaaagaaaatattttcctcttttttctggttttcctttcggtttctgcctttttttttttttttttttgccctttttttagtgttttttttgttggtgttttgttggttttttgtggtttttttgttggtttttttggttggttttgttgtttgtttgttggttttttttttccttttactgtgattttttttttttttaatgtgtgtgtgtgtgtgtttttcatcTCTTCCGGGTGTTCCTCGGTTTTTCCGGACGATCCGGGCGGGTCAGAGCGTGGGCTCGGCCTCCATCGGCTCCTCTGCCGgcctgggcaggggagggacacGCCAGTGTGGGGGGACACGTGAGGGACACCCCCCGGGACACGCCTGGAGCCGAGTGTGGGACACGTGTCCCCCCCAGGGTCACACCCAGTGTCACACCCCCCTCGTGTCCCCCCAGTGTCACACCCGGCTCCATGTCCCCCCAGGGTCCCCCCCAGGGTCACACCCAGCTCCGTGTCCCCCCCAGGGTCACACCCAGTGTCACACacccccccccggcccccccagTGTCACACCCGGCTCCATGTCCCCCAGGGTCCCCCCAGGGTCACACCCAGCTCCGTGTCCCCCCAGGGTCCCCCAGGGTCACACCCCCCTCGTGTCCCCCCCAGTGTCACATCCGGCTCCATGTCCCCCCAGGGTCCCCCTCAGGGTcacacccagctccctgcaccccCCAGGGTCCCCCCAGGGTCACACCCAGCTCCGTGTCCCCCCCAGAGTCCCCCCCGGCTCCCTGCACCCCCCAGGGTCaccccccgtgtccccccgggGGTCCCCCCGGCTCCCTGCACCCCCCGGGCCGTACCTGGGCTGGGGGTCTGCCCCGCCCTGCTCAGGCGCCCACCGACAGCAGGGCCATGGCTGTCACCGTCTCGGCCTCCTCGGTGTCCCCGCGCTGCGCCTCCAGCAGGGACCGGCCCACGGTGGCCGCGAAGCGCCGGACACAGCCCCAGTGCCGGCCTGAGGGGACAGCGAGGGGACACGGCTGGGACGGGCCCGCGGACACCCCGCCTGCGTGGGACCCCCAAAGAAGGGACAGCCCGGGGAACTCCCAGGGACCCCTCGTGCCCCCCGTGACGGGGTCAGTCCCAGGGACCCCTCGGGGACCCCCCGTGCCGCCCCCGTTCTCACTCTGGATCTCGATGACCTTCTCCAGCGTGGCCACCGCGTTCACGTTGGgcttctgctgcaggagggcCGGGTCCAGGGGCTCCAGCTGGGGGGGAACACCCTGTCAGACCCCCGAAactgccaccagcacccccaaagcGAGGGCAGGGACGGGACCGGAGCCCCCCACCAACCAGaggagggaaactgaggcatggcACGGGGTGTGCGCCCCAATACAGCCCCGGGGAAAGGCTGGGGGGTCCCCGGGGGTGTCCCCTGTACCTCGAGGCCGAGCAGGGCGGTGACGCAGGCCTCGGAGGCGTCGCAGATGGCCGTCAGGTCGTGCCCCCCCTCCAGCGCCAGCACCACCCGGCCCCCCGCCAGCATCATCAGCTGCTTCGTCAGGTGCCCGAAACCTGGGGGGCACCGGGGACAGGGTgaggggcggccgggccggggtcCCCTCCCCGGGACAGCCCCGGACCCCACTCACACTTGGCGGTGACAGAGTAGCCACCAAGCGGGGACAGGTGGCCCTCGACGGCGTCGAAGCCGGCGGAGACCAGCACCACGTCCGGGGAGAACTCGTTGGCGATGGGCATCACCACCGTCCTGGGGGCAGCGGCGGCTCGGGAcccccccagggctgggggagccccCAAGAGGGCAGGGACCCTTCCCAGGGGGTAGGGAACCACCAGGATACAGGGACACCCCTCAGGACATGGGGAGccccccaggagcagggacccccccaagggctgcagggaccccCCCAGGatccagaggagctgctggtgcagggaCCCCCCTGCTGCACAGAGACCCTTCCCCCAGCACACTGGGACCCCTCCCTGGGACAGAGCCCCCCCAAGGGCTCAGGAACCCTCCCCAGGACCCCGGAATTCCCACCAAGCCCCCCTCAATGCCATGAGGACCCTCCCCCCAGGACACAGCGACTCCCCCCGAGCCCGGACCCCCGAGGGTCCGGCCCCCCACCTGAAGGCTGTCAGGTACTCCACGTCCCCGATCGGGGGGTCCACGCCGCCGGTCCAGGCGATGTTGATGTTGTAGCCCACGCCCAGCCCgctgcccacctgggcacagccacaGGTGACCCCCCCGTGCCACAGCCAGGGCCGGGGGGGCACGGGGaaacccccaccccccccaaatTCCCCCCGGTACCTCCTCGGGGGCCCCGCTGCCCGGGAAGAAGTTGCCATCATCGTAGCGGTGCAGGGAGATGTAGAGCACGTGGGGGTCGCTGTAAAAGGCCTGCTGGGTCCCGTTCCCGTGGTGGATGTCCTGGGGGGGCACCCGTGACATCAGGGACCCCCCCACGCCCACCCACGGGGTCCCCAAGGCCTGTGAGGCCCCCCCGTCCCCCTTACCCAGTCCACGATGAGGATCCTGCCCACGCTGAGCcgctgctgcagcagcttggCTGAGATGGCCACCGAGTTGAAGAAGCAGAAGCccctggggacaagggacagggGACATTGGTGGAGGGGGTGGCCCTGGGCGGGGGTCCCGGCCCTGTCCCTGTACTCACATGGCCGTGGACTCCTCGGCGTGGTGGCCTGGGGGGCGGATGACGGCGAAGCCATTCTgggggacagagagggacacGGGTGGGACACAGAGGGGCACGGATGGGACGCAGAGGGACACGTGTGGCATCGGGACACGAGTGGGACAGGGGGACACGGGCAGGGGGGCAGAGTGACAGTGACACGCGCTCACCTTGACCTCACCGCGCGGCCACCTTGAAGGCAGCTCCGAGCAGGCAGCCCACGGCCGTGCGCACTCGCGCTGGACGAGTGCAGCTCGTTCCACACGTGTCACTGTCACCTGCGGGGGCACTGGGGGGTCAGTGGGGCACGGCCCACCCGGGGACCCCCCCGTGCCCCAGACTCACCCCGATGCCCCCGCACGGCAGCACCGTGTACGTCTTCGGCGTGATGGGACCTGCGGGGTCAAGGGGTGATGGGGACAAGCGGACACCAGGGGTCCCGTGGGATAAGGGGACCCTCTGGGCACCCCAAAAGGATTGGGAACCCCGGGGAACAGGGGGAATCCCATGGGACAGGGCACCTTCGGCACCCCAAAGGATTGGGAGCGGCCAGGGGGATGAGGAGCCCGCGGGGACAGGGGGaactccagggatggggaactCCAGGGATAGAGGGATCTCCATGGGACCCCTGGGGCACCCCAAGGATTGGGACCCCCCATGGGACATGGACTCTGCTGGACACCCAAGGGGGTGCGGACCCGCAGGGGACAGAGGGATCACAAAGAACAGGGTCAGCTCCAAAGGGGGGGTCCCAGGCATCGGGgcccccagcacccacccagcAGCTTCTTGCTGGTCCAGCTTTCTGGCGGGTTCAGGGGGCTGGTGCCGTAGAGGCAGCGCGTGGTGCTCCGAGTGCACCGTCTGGATCTCCTCCAGCGTCGCCTTCCTGCCCCGGATCCGCTGGGGACGGGCACAGGCTGAGCCCCCCGTGGCTCCCCGCGCCACCCCGGCCCCCCGGGACGCGGGGACCCCTCACCTCGCACTTCCCCGAGCAGCCCCGTCTCCTGCAGCCGGGACCAGATGCTCTGGATGCGCCCGGCGTGCTCGGGGTGGATGGTGGTGTTCCCACAGGTGCACTGGTGCTTCAGCATGAACGTGTCGTACACCACGCCTGGAACAGCACGGCTGGCACTGCCCACCGGGACACCCCGGGAGGGGCAGCCCCGGGAGAAAGG is a window from the Corvus cornix cornix isolate S_Up_H32 chromosome 23, ASM73873v5, whole genome shotgun sequence genome containing:
- the G6PC3 gene encoding glucose-6-phosphatase 3: MKPPPQPSAMDALHEAGIRVAVALQAGPPWLEQFWLFLTSHLDPNSIYTVCFPLARGLDDHVSVMVLWIALVAEWLNVVLKWFLFGERPYWWIHESGLSSREQLPLRQFPASCETGPGSPSGHCMILGAALWPIVTALTNEVSRCTRRRVLRLIPFLVYILLLVAMGLSRIFVLAHFPHQVVTGSLAGMALGWGLQRWPPNFLKYRFFLAAALGLLLSALALHGLATAAGLDLDWSIRRAGARCSDPSWLRPETRPWASLCRVGGSALGLALAARHPLSRRAAEELRALEPPLGSAALGLLALDVLHKLPKSEDTALWYLNVGARYTLGPVLVCSLLPQLILTLRRLRGTP